A genomic segment from Candidatus Zixiibacteriota bacterium encodes:
- a CDS encoding phosphate acyltransferase, which produces MSDKNFTIPEVHTFDHIIQRAKDKIADDRKPRCALVVPSEGKSLEAFCRATDAGLIEPFIVGDEKLARKKATSAGLDIGSARFIDINEPDLAVQASLKMAMTGEIDAFVLGRYSAVELLALMLDKSGGFVGKGRTLSHLAAIKPSRYKKLLFLTDAAVNMEPDLKIKLALIDNAVKVAKIVGVDMPRVAVIAAVEVIYPQMPVTMDAAVISKMADRKQIKGAYVDGPLSFDIAVDMFAAQSKGITDSKVAGQADILLAPNIETANGIYKAMSLYGKSQLGGVIYGGKVPAVVSSYSDSVETRFHSIVLASLVASSKEG; this is translated from the coding sequence ATGAGTGATAAGAATTTTACAATCCCCGAGGTTCATACTTTCGACCATATCATTCAGCGGGCAAAAGATAAAATCGCCGATGATCGGAAACCACGTTGCGCACTGGTCGTACCATCGGAGGGCAAGTCCCTCGAAGCTTTCTGTCGGGCGACAGACGCCGGACTCATCGAGCCGTTCATCGTCGGTGATGAGAAACTTGCCCGCAAGAAAGCGACATCAGCCGGGTTGGACATTGGCTCAGCCCGCTTCATTGATATCAACGAACCTGATCTGGCAGTGCAGGCTTCGCTCAAAATGGCAATGACCGGCGAAATTGACGCGTTCGTATTGGGGCGCTACTCTGCCGTGGAGTTGCTTGCTCTGATGCTGGATAAATCGGGTGGCTTTGTCGGTAAGGGGAGAACACTTTCGCATCTGGCAGCGATTAAACCTTCACGATACAAAAAGCTTCTGTTTCTGACAGACGCCGCCGTGAATATGGAGCCGGATCTGAAAATCAAACTGGCGCTGATAGACAATGCTGTCAAGGTCGCCAAGATTGTGGGTGTGGATATGCCCAGAGTTGCGGTGATCGCGGCGGTGGAGGTCATTTATCCTCAGATGCCGGTGACGATGGACGCGGCCGTTATCTCCAAAATGGCTGACCGCAAGCAGATAAAGGGCGCTTATGTTGACGGTCCGCTGTCTTTTGATATTGCTGTGGATATGTTCGCGGCCCAATCCAAGGGTATCACCGATTCGAAGGTGGCCGGACAGGCCGATATTCTGCTCGCCCCGAACATAGAAACAGCTAACGGCATTTATAAAGCGATGAGCCTTTACGGAAAATCGCAGTTGGGCGGGGTGATCTATGGCGGAAAGGTCCCAGCCGTCGTAAGCTCGTACTCGGACTCGGTCGAAACCCGTTTTCACTCTATTGTCCTGGCCAGTCTTGTGGCGTCATCGAAAGAGGGCTAA
- a CDS encoding manganese efflux pump MntP family protein: MELFNIVLLAFALAFDAFAVAIAVGIKLGRIDRWTVFRLSWHFGFAQFGMPIVGWIIGEYVSGVVGSYARWMAAVVLVIIGGRLIWEQFNPDERSWKGDPTRGASLIVLMLATSIDALAAGFTLGLVGIQILYPTLIIGVVAASMTVLGLVFGKAVGLRFGRGAGIFGGLILFGLAIKTIL; this comes from the coding sequence ATGGAATTATTCAACATAGTACTTCTCGCATTTGCTCTGGCCTTCGATGCCTTTGCAGTCGCCATCGCCGTTGGTATAAAGCTCGGCCGGATAGATCGATGGACCGTGTTTCGCCTATCGTGGCATTTCGGCTTCGCCCAGTTCGGAATGCCCATAGTCGGATGGATCATAGGCGAGTATGTTTCGGGTGTTGTAGGCAGTTACGCCCGATGGATGGCGGCGGTGGTGCTGGTTATTATTGGTGGACGTCTTATCTGGGAACAGTTCAACCCGGATGAACGCTCGTGGAAAGGCGATCCCACCCGCGGCGCCAGTCTTATTGTACTTATGCTCGCGACCTCCATCGACGCTCTCGCGGCCGGATTTACCCTGGGTCTGGTTGGCATACAGATTCTGTATCCAACGCTGATAATTGGTGTCGTAGCGGCCTCGATGACCGTGCTCGGCCTGGTTTTCGGTAAAGCAGTTGGCCTTAGGTTCGGTCGGGGGGCGGGAATATTCGGCGGATTGATATTATTCGGGCTGGCAATAAAGACGATTTTGTGA
- a CDS encoding SPOR domain-containing protein, with the protein MKKRIVIYRPVAISLAILLLVGCIVKKEVAEEEKERPSVAVSDPRGFDPLELPEDHEVVPVTHPRSADIAGQSAFVQADATTDTSYQQPDVTAGSIDTLNNQAFRIQIFTSKVYGDARFSVKVAEEIFDRPIFLDYEVPYYKVRVGNFSDREKAEDYMMRVKEAGYTDAWVVAVTVRVNEATPLYEDLLTPQPIDSLPAVEEPKGVIGNDEPEN; encoded by the coding sequence ATGAAAAAACGCATCGTTATTTATAGACCGGTCGCAATATCGCTGGCCATATTGCTGTTGGTCGGATGCATAGTGAAAAAGGAGGTCGCCGAAGAAGAGAAAGAGCGACCTTCGGTAGCGGTGTCTGACCCCCGCGGATTCGATCCGCTTGAGTTGCCGGAGGATCACGAAGTGGTGCCGGTAACGCACCCGAGATCCGCTGATATCGCGGGCCAGAGCGCGTTTGTTCAGGCCGATGCTACCACGGATACTTCTTATCAACAACCCGATGTCACGGCGGGAAGCATCGACACCCTGAACAACCAGGCGTTTCGAATACAGATTTTTACGAGCAAGGTTTATGGGGACGCCAGGTTTTCGGTAAAAGTGGCCGAAGAGATTTTTGACCGTCCGATTTTTCTCGATTATGAAGTGCCTTATTACAAGGTCAGAGTCGGCAATTTCAGTGATCGGGAGAAGGCGGAAGATTACATGATGAGGGTCAAGGAGGCGGGTTATACCGATGCCTGGGTCGTTGCCGTAACGGTACGTGTTAATGAGGCCACACCGCTTTATGAGGACTTGCTGACGCCTCAGCCGATAGATTCATTGCCGGCCGTTGAAGAACCGAAAGGTGTGATTGGAAATGATGAGCCCGAGAATTGA
- a CDS encoding phosphate acyltransferase, giving the protein MTTKPIHSSDDLIEHAVAIAHQGRKPTVAAAAAQDVDVIGAMSQAASDGFLDGILVGDRQAITRMASDGGIDIGHLEVIDEKDVTKAAHRAAELASKGQAQAIMKGFLPTSALLKVVLDKQYSLRGKNTLSHCAVLDIPGYHKLLNLTDGGMVVKPDQEQKLQILENAVLVGRALGLSPVKIAVSGAHDKPSAKLAHTISDMDYIIPRAMKKLKDIAIQGPLPFDLATSKAAADPKQAEGMVVGDADIYLVDSIEECNIVAKSLIQFAEAVFAGVIVGARVPVSLVSRTDTMKNKKASLALACVLSDYYSSHGVTEKGEN; this is encoded by the coding sequence ATGACAACTAAACCTATTCATTCGTCGGATGATTTGATCGAACACGCGGTTGCCATCGCCCACCAGGGACGCAAGCCGACTGTGGCTGCGGCCGCAGCGCAGGATGTTGATGTCATCGGAGCAATGTCGCAGGCGGCGTCCGATGGATTTCTCGACGGGATCCTGGTCGGTGACAGGCAGGCGATAACCAGGATGGCATCGGACGGTGGCATAGATATCGGTCATCTTGAAGTCATCGACGAAAAAGATGTTACCAAAGCGGCACACAGGGCAGCGGAACTGGCTTCAAAAGGACAGGCACAGGCGATCATGAAAGGCTTTCTGCCGACGTCCGCGCTACTCAAAGTGGTGCTTGACAAGCAGTATAGTCTGCGCGGCAAAAATACGCTGTCGCATTGCGCCGTGCTCGATATACCCGGATATCACAAATTGCTTAACCTGACCGATGGTGGAATGGTGGTCAAACCGGATCAAGAACAGAAATTACAGATTCTGGAAAACGCCGTGCTTGTTGGCAGAGCACTCGGTTTGTCGCCCGTCAAGATTGCAGTCTCGGGCGCGCACGACAAGCCATCGGCCAAACTGGCGCACACCATATCAGACATGGATTACATTATCCCTCGAGCCATGAAGAAGCTCAAAGATATAGCGATTCAGGGGCCGCTGCCGTTCGATCTGGCAACATCGAAGGCCGCCGCTGATCCAAAACAGGCCGAAGGTATGGTCGTGGGAGATGCCGATATCTACCTGGTTGATTCTATCGAGGAATGCAACATCGTGGCGAAATCCCTGATCCAGTTCGCCGAAGCTGTCTTCGCCGGCGTAATCGTGGGGGCCAGGGTTCCAGTTTCGCTCGTATCTCGCACCGATACCATGAAAAACAAGAAAGCGTCACTTGCGCTGGCCTGTGTGCTGTCGGATTATTACAGCAGTCACGGTGTTACGGAAAAAGGGGAGAACTGA
- a CDS encoding indolepyruvate oxidoreductase subunit beta, whose protein sequence is MKEKDNYSILIVGVGGQGVLLASEIITEVAMGAGLDVKKSEVHGMAQRGGIVSSHVRIAPRVYSPTIGYGQADIIVAFEQAEGLRAMDWMKKDGVAIASMTRLVPAIVTSSKQFSYPDDSIDEMKKKADRVIGVPADKIAMELGNPRLVNTILMGVMSNYLPFDSELWLDVIRKKVKPKFVDVNVEAFNRGRQIQLSTAKG, encoded by the coding sequence ATGAAAGAAAAAGACAACTACAGCATATTGATTGTCGGTGTCGGCGGACAGGGTGTTCTGCTCGCATCGGAGATAATAACCGAGGTCGCGATGGGCGCCGGTCTCGATGTCAAGAAGTCAGAGGTTCATGGTATGGCCCAGCGCGGTGGAATCGTCAGCTCGCACGTCCGTATCGCTCCCAGGGTCTACTCACCGACTATTGGTTACGGTCAGGCCGACATTATTGTCGCCTTCGAGCAGGCCGAGGGACTTCGCGCCATGGACTGGATGAAAAAGGATGGTGTCGCTATCGCATCGATGACGCGGCTTGTGCCCGCAATCGTGACATCTTCGAAGCAGTTCTCTTATCCGGATGATTCGATCGATGAGATGAAAAAGAAGGCTGACCGTGTTATCGGCGTGCCGGCTGATAAAATCGCCATGGAACTCGGCAACCCGCGTCTGGTAAACACCATTCTGATGGGCGTGATGTCAAATTATCTGCCGTTCGACAGCGAACTGTGGCTTGATGTTATCCGTAAGAAAGTGAAACCGAAGTTTGTTGATGTAAACGTTGAGGCTTTCAACCGGGGACGTCAGATTCAGCTGAGTACGGCGAAAGGATAA
- the buk gene encoding butyrate kinase translates to MPTKMLIINPGSTSTKVALFDGEKKLAEEVVRHDGAELGRFDNVADQFDYRMTMIDKWIDSLAGEAANLAAVVGRGAPLKPLEGGSYEISDEMLDDLKKMKYSNHASNLGAIIARHLGEKYGVPSLISDPITVDNFTDIARISGVPEIERKCRVHALNIKEVCRREAKKLGKRLDEVNFVAVHMGGGVSVAALEKGRVIDVNDALLGMGPFSPDRAGAVPIGGLVKLCYSGKFTEKEMIDKLSKKSGLVAYLGSSDLREVEKMIDSGDDKAKLYFDAMAYQIAKEIGVAAVALKGSFESIVLTGGMANSQRLVDEISAYVSFLGKVAVVSGEFEMEALAAAGVRFLTGQEKLKRY, encoded by the coding sequence ATGCCGACGAAGATGCTGATAATCAATCCCGGATCTACTTCGACCAAGGTCGCGCTTTTCGATGGAGAAAAGAAACTTGCCGAAGAGGTAGTTCGACACGACGGCGCCGAACTTGGCCGGTTTGACAATGTCGCCGACCAGTTCGATTACCGCATGACCATGATCGATAAATGGATCGACTCGCTGGCCGGTGAGGCTGCCAACCTGGCTGCTGTGGTCGGCCGCGGAGCGCCGCTCAAACCTCTCGAGGGAGGCTCCTACGAAATCAGCGATGAGATGCTCGATGATCTCAAAAAGATGAAGTATTCGAATCATGCCTCGAACCTCGGCGCCATTATCGCGCGTCACCTGGGAGAGAAGTACGGCGTGCCGTCGCTCATTTCGGATCCCATCACGGTTGACAATTTCACTGATATCGCCAGGATCAGCGGAGTGCCGGAGATTGAACGCAAGTGCCGGGTTCATGCTCTAAATATCAAAGAAGTTTGTCGGCGCGAAGCGAAGAAGCTTGGCAAACGGCTTGACGAAGTCAATTTCGTCGCGGTCCATATGGGCGGAGGAGTCTCCGTTGCCGCGCTGGAAAAAGGCAGGGTAATCGATGTCAACGACGCGCTTCTGGGCATGGGGCCGTTCTCTCCGGACCGTGCCGGCGCGGTCCCGATCGGTGGATTGGTCAAGTTGTGTTACAGCGGGAAGTTTACGGAAAAAGAGATGATCGACAAACTGTCGAAAAAATCGGGACTGGTCGCTTATCTGGGGTCTTCGGATTTACGCGAAGTTGAGAAGATGATCGACTCGGGAGACGACAAAGCGAAGCTTTACTTCGATGCCATGGCATATCAAATCGCCAAAGAAATCGGGGTGGCCGCGGTCGCTCTGAAAGGCAGCTTCGAATCTATCGTGCTTACCGGTGGCATGGCCAACTCGCAGCGTTTGGTGGACGAGATCTCCGCCTATGTGTCGTTTCTGGGTAAGGTGGCCGTGGTATCGGGCGAGTTCGAGATGGAAGCGTTGGCCGCGGCCGGTGTGCGTTTTCTCACCGGACAGGAGAAATTGAAAAGGTATTAG
- a CDS encoding sugar phosphate nucleotidyltransferase: MVYGVILAGGKGERFWPLSRAERPKQFLRLTSEKTMLEETISRVLPLIPHENIRIVTGESMTRFINDNVKDLNGGHLLCEPMGRNTCVAIGLAAVHLLHQDKEAVMVTLSADHLIRPAEKLLKIIEAGTAIAAAEDCLITIGVVPTRPETAYGYIKLGNMYKHEGEYVFYKVAAFTEKPKLAVAHEYYYSHDYLWNSGMFIWSAKSILKAISEHQPDLGRLLDEYSKHIGTKGEADACLRMYERATAISIDFAVLEKAGNVLTVKADILWDDIGGWNALARYKNVDSDRNVIIGDAVTQESYETIIYNDAEGIIACLGVSDLVVVRSKDITLVVHRTKADQIKQILARLDENEKTHRYL; encoded by the coding sequence TTGGTCTACGGAGTCATATTAGCGGGTGGAAAGGGTGAACGTTTCTGGCCGCTGTCCCGTGCCGAGCGACCCAAACAGTTTCTGAGATTGACATCGGAGAAGACGATGCTCGAAGAGACTATCAGCAGAGTATTGCCTCTAATACCGCATGAGAATATCCGAATTGTCACCGGCGAGTCCATGACGCGTTTCATCAATGACAATGTGAAGGACCTTAACGGCGGACATCTGTTGTGTGAGCCGATGGGACGCAACACCTGTGTAGCAATCGGGTTGGCCGCCGTTCATCTGCTGCATCAGGACAAAGAGGCGGTGATGGTAACGTTATCCGCCGATCATTTGATAAGACCCGCCGAAAAGTTGCTCAAGATTATCGAGGCCGGTACGGCTATCGCGGCTGCCGAAGATTGCTTGATTACGATTGGTGTCGTCCCCACGCGTCCGGAAACCGCCTATGGGTACATCAAATTGGGCAACATGTACAAACACGAAGGCGAATACGTTTTTTACAAAGTTGCGGCTTTCACCGAGAAGCCCAAGCTGGCCGTGGCGCACGAATACTATTACAGCCATGACTATCTCTGGAACAGCGGTATGTTCATCTGGTCGGCCAAAAGCATTCTGAAGGCGATATCGGAGCATCAACCGGACCTCGGCAGACTTCTCGATGAATACTCCAAACATATCGGCACCAAAGGCGAAGCCGACGCTTGCCTGCGGATGTATGAGCGGGCCACCGCGATTTCGATAGATTTCGCCGTGCTGGAGAAAGCCGGGAACGTCTTGACTGTCAAAGCCGACATTTTATGGGATGATATTGGAGGCTGGAATGCGTTGGCGCGGTATAAGAATGTAGACTCGGATCGCAACGTGATTATTGGTGATGCCGTGACACAGGAATCCTATGAGACCATCATTTACAATGATGCCGAGGGTATTATTGCCTGTCTGGGAGTCTCCGACCTCGTGGTTGTCAGGTCGAAAGACATAACCCTGGTGGTACACCGCACCAAGGCCGACCAGATCAAACAGATTCTGGCGAGATTGGACGAGAATGAAAAAACGCATCGTTATTTATAG
- a CDS encoding L-threonylcarbamoyladenylate synthase: MMSPRIDAVEYAVPDAGVVAKAAAVLKDGGLVVAPTETRYGLLARADQPSAVSRLYSIKGRPVKLPTAIFVRDQRDISSYAVFNPAAKRLAERFLPGPLTLVLEATHDLGEPLVVDGKIGIRLSSAPFIKALLKEVAFPVTATSANLSGTEDLDTVDEIARAFGGKVDLYIDVGVLDNTVSTVVDVSQEQAVILREGAIAADDIQQILKSQLI; the protein is encoded by the coding sequence ATGATGAGCCCGAGAATTGACGCTGTTGAATATGCTGTCCCGGATGCAGGCGTAGTGGCTAAGGCGGCCGCCGTGCTGAAGGATGGCGGACTGGTCGTCGCGCCGACAGAGACTCGCTACGGTCTTCTGGCGCGTGCCGATCAGCCTTCGGCTGTCTCGAGGCTTTATAGCATCAAAGGCCGGCCGGTGAAGCTTCCGACAGCGATATTTGTGCGCGACCAGCGTGATATTTCGTCCTATGCTGTTTTTAACCCGGCGGCGAAGCGGTTGGCGGAGAGATTTCTGCCCGGTCCGCTCACACTGGTTTTGGAAGCCACGCATGATCTCGGCGAACCGCTGGTGGTGGATGGCAAAATCGGCATCAGGCTTTCATCGGCGCCGTTTATCAAAGCCCTGCTCAAGGAAGTTGCGTTTCCCGTAACGGCCACCTCGGCCAACCTGTCGGGGACTGAGGATCTCGATACGGTGGATGAAATCGCCAGGGCGTTCGGCGGCAAGGTGGATTTGTACATTGACGTCGGTGTGCTGGATAACACCGTGTCAACGGTTGTCGATGTCAGTCAGGAACAGGCCGTAATTCTCCGTGAGGGAGCCATAGCCGCGGATGATATCCAGCAGATACTGAAGAGTCAATTGATATGA
- a CDS encoding nitrite reductase translates to MKLRKILLWILALIVALAVVAALNWSTVIHMMLPADSRPAAIEFPSESISQQQLTQIGDALNSGFGKSFKHVERFAEAGILSYEGPKTCLGCHSEITFVDAHTQVQQKMDLMENLTTSAHYLFFTMKHPNVYGFNGRLADDFPMGKINRPCPKPGSFAMTAWAEIVPLENGDTLSEGCGQCHIGGQYQAPLGEMMPFYSTTDEEKDAIDCLICHAVAYDMNRKQVVVDTNGLKRWDQDRSMRAAVSVTTPTAQTCLRCHQHNFGGDIYVDEADSSYMQSMVNTGTNRPRVLHPGSKRGTPYSPTWDVHAAAGISCIECHVTEGHYIAKGTHTTTMMANDLPDVEIKCEGCHTLQPHAEDAELAEYLNGHTDIIACQTCHIPSLHPDNATMRDFDRTVFEEHPGVYIYDDIVKENMPGSGIVYQWWNGDATFLGNPIGDNPNGENLYQFYTANRVWPEYQDYDYDTWYEDVIRPIAQNGRPSKLYAMKKFNGKQHIDLANMGPFGGMFVPYNLPTYYTTGDPDKAASAEMEKSMMPMMYGLMFKYYMMDKFMSFMAVDGWNIDSYEDVRQMKNVQARWIPNDASLEISHAIRREGALTCANCHNPQGVLDFEALGYSKDDIEALIVNPVE, encoded by the coding sequence ATGAAGCTTCGCAAGATTCTGCTCTGGATATTAGCGTTAATCGTGGCGCTGGCAGTTGTGGCCGCGTTGAACTGGTCCACGGTAATTCACATGATGTTGCCGGCCGACAGCCGCCCCGCGGCCATCGAGTTCCCCTCAGAAAGCATATCGCAGCAACAGTTGACGCAGATCGGCGATGCCTTGAACTCTGGATTCGGGAAGTCGTTTAAACACGTCGAGAGATTTGCCGAAGCGGGAATACTTTCCTACGAAGGCCCGAAGACATGCCTTGGCTGCCACAGTGAAATCACTTTTGTCGACGCCCATACACAGGTTCAGCAGAAAATGGATTTAATGGAGAACCTGACAACATCGGCGCACTACCTGTTCTTCACCATGAAACATCCGAATGTATACGGTTTCAACGGCAGGCTGGCTGACGATTTTCCGATGGGTAAGATAAATCGCCCCTGCCCGAAGCCAGGCTCATTCGCTATGACCGCGTGGGCTGAGATAGTCCCGCTCGAAAACGGCGACACTCTCTCCGAGGGATGCGGTCAATGCCACATAGGCGGGCAGTATCAGGCTCCGCTCGGTGAGATGATGCCGTTTTACAGCACCACTGACGAGGAGAAAGATGCTATCGATTGTCTGATCTGTCACGCGGTGGCGTACGACATGAATCGCAAACAGGTCGTTGTCGATACCAACGGGTTGAAACGATGGGATCAGGATAGATCCATGCGGGCAGCGGTGTCGGTCACGACACCAACCGCCCAGACCTGCCTGAGGTGTCACCAGCACAATTTCGGAGGCGATATCTATGTCGATGAAGCCGATTCATCGTACATGCAGAGCATGGTCAATACCGGAACAAACCGCCCCAGGGTGCTCCATCCCGGCTCGAAGCGCGGGACGCCCTATTCGCCGACATGGGATGTTCACGCCGCCGCCGGAATCTCCTGCATCGAGTGCCATGTGACCGAGGGACACTATATCGCCAAAGGAACCCATACAACAACAATGATGGCTAATGATCTTCCTGATGTGGAAATAAAGTGCGAGGGCTGTCACACCCTCCAACCGCACGCGGAGGATGCCGAGCTGGCCGAGTATCTGAACGGACATACCGATATCATAGCTTGCCAGACCTGCCACATACCGTCGCTGCATCCCGACAACGCCACCATGCGTGATTTCGACCGGACCGTCTTCGAAGAACACCCCGGAGTCTACATTTATGATGATATCGTAAAAGAGAACATGCCCGGATCAGGCATAGTCTATCAGTGGTGGAACGGCGACGCCACCTTTCTGGGTAACCCTATCGGTGACAATCCCAACGGTGAGAATCTTTACCAATTCTATACCGCCAACAGAGTGTGGCCGGAATATCAGGATTACGACTATGATACCTGGTACGAAGACGTAATACGCCCGATAGCGCAGAACGGGCGGCCTTCGAAACTCTATGCCATGAAGAAGTTCAACGGCAAACAGCACATTGACCTTGCCAACATGGGTCCGTTCGGCGGCATGTTCGTGCCGTACAACCTTCCAACATACTACACCACGGGTGACCCGGATAAGGCAGCCTCGGCCGAGATGGAAAAAAGCATGATGCCGATGATGTACGGCCTCATGTTTAAATACTACATGATGGACAAATTTATGTCATTTATGGCTGTCGATGGATGGAATATCGACTCGTATGAGGATGTCAGACAGATGAAGAACGTGCAGGCGCGGTGGATTCCCAATGACGCCTCGCTCGAGATCAGCCATGCTATCCGACGCGAGGGCGCTCTGACGTGCGCGAACTGCCACAACCCGCAGGGCGTCCTCGACTTCGAGGCTCTCGGCTATAGTAAAGATGATATCGAAGCGCTTATTGTCAACCCTGTTGAGTAG
- the iorA gene encoding indolepyruvate ferredoxin oxidoreductase subunit alpha: MKELLSGNEAVARGAYEAGVKLAASYPGTPSTEILETIAARHRSIYAQWSPNEKVAYEVGIGASLGGARALVTMKHVGLNVAADPFMTQAYTGVNGGFVIVSADDPEMHSSQNEQDNRFYARFAQIPLLEPSDSQECKDMIVTAYELSEVFDTPVMLRLTTRISHSKGVVELGDPAQGPDKKFVKEPSKYVMIPSNARVRHVVVRERLQKLRQFTEETPLNYVENNGSKIGIITGGVSYHYAKEVAPDFDYLKLGFTYPLPLKKIAEFVDTHEKVIVIEELEPFCEEQIKAAGIKVAGKEYFGHLGELSPHRVAEGLKKAGVVDKILVSDIEPEKGMFPRPPVLCPGCPHRGAFMALRKLGVAVTGDIGCYTLGVLQPLNAIDSCICMGASIGNAIGMEKVQGYEKGTVAVIGDSTFLHSGITGLVDAVYNNSNVTVMILDNSVTAMTGGQEHPSTGRTLMGEKAGVINIETLVQALGIKNYRRVDPYDYDGILNIIKEEMANPGPSVIHTNRPCVLMPKRIMDEPYTVDLELCNGCSACFRISCPAIAAAKETNEHGRPKAVIDDTLCTGCTLCAQICPTEAIVLKSQMVKG; the protein is encoded by the coding sequence ATGAAAGAATTGCTTTCTGGAAATGAAGCGGTGGCACGGGGTGCCTATGAGGCCGGTGTGAAACTGGCCGCCTCCTATCCCGGGACACCGTCAACCGAAATTCTCGAGACTATTGCCGCTCGACACCGTTCGATTTACGCGCAATGGTCTCCCAATGAAAAAGTGGCATACGAGGTCGGTATCGGTGCATCGCTCGGCGGCGCCAGGGCACTGGTGACCATGAAGCACGTCGGTCTCAACGTCGCCGCCGATCCGTTCATGACGCAAGCCTACACCGGTGTCAATGGAGGGTTCGTCATCGTCTCGGCCGATGATCCGGAGATGCACTCCTCCCAGAACGAACAGGATAACCGCTTCTACGCGCGCTTCGCGCAGATTCCGCTTTTGGAACCGTCCGACAGCCAGGAGTGCAAAGACATGATTGTCACCGCGTACGAGTTATCCGAGGTCTTCGATACACCGGTCATGCTTCGACTGACCACCCGCATATCACACTCCAAAGGCGTGGTCGAACTGGGCGATCCGGCGCAGGGACCTGATAAGAAGTTCGTCAAGGAACCATCGAAATACGTCATGATTCCCTCCAACGCTCGTGTTCGTCATGTCGTCGTGAGGGAACGTCTGCAAAAGCTGCGGCAATTTACCGAGGAAACCCCCCTGAATTATGTGGAGAACAATGGTTCGAAGATTGGAATCATCACGGGCGGTGTGTCCTATCACTACGCCAAGGAGGTTGCTCCCGATTTCGATTATTTGAAGCTCGGGTTCACTTATCCGCTTCCGCTGAAGAAGATAGCGGAGTTTGTTGATACTCACGAGAAAGTGATTGTAATCGAAGAACTCGAACCGTTTTGCGAGGAACAGATCAAGGCCGCGGGCATCAAAGTGGCCGGAAAGGAATATTTCGGTCATCTCGGTGAACTCTCACCGCACCGGGTTGCCGAGGGGCTTAAGAAAGCGGGTGTTGTTGACAAGATACTTGTTTCGGATATCGAGCCTGAGAAGGGCATGTTCCCGCGCCCGCCTGTTCTGTGTCCCGGCTGCCCTCACAGGGGAGCCTTCATGGCGCTGAGAAAGCTTGGAGTAGCGGTTACAGGCGATATCGGATGCTACACTCTCGGCGTTCTGCAGCCGCTTAACGCCATCGATAGCTGTATTTGCATGGGTGCGTCTATCGGCAACGCCATTGGCATGGAAAAGGTCCAGGGCTATGAGAAGGGAACGGTTGCCGTTATCGGTGATTCCACTTTCCTGCACTCAGGAATCACCGGCCTTGTCGATGCTGTCTACAACAACAGCAATGTCACGGTTATGATTCTGGACAACAGCGTTACGGCAATGACCGGCGGTCAGGAGCATCCTTCCACCGGGCGGACCCTGATGGGAGAGAAAGCGGGCGTGATTAATATCGAGACTCTGGTACAGGCGCTCGGCATCAAGAATTACCGCAGGGTCGACCCTTATGATTACGATGGCATTCTCAACATCATTAAAGAGGAAATGGCCAACCCCGGACCATCGGTAATTCACACCAACCGTCCCTGTGTCCTCATGCCAAAACGGATAATGGATGAACCCTATACTGTAGACCTTGAGCTCTGTAACGGCTGCTCGGCCTGTTTCCGTATCTCGTGTCCGGCTATTGCCGCCGCCAAAGAAACCAATGAACACGGCCGTCCGAAGGCGGTGATCGACGATACCCTGTGTACCGGCTGTACCCTGTGCGCGCAGATTTGTCCGACCGAGGCTATCGTACTTAAGAGCCAGATGGTGAAAGGGTAG
- a CDS encoding VOC family protein yields the protein MRYKFSRCFAMEHPDHENLITFYRDEIGLDLVDKGAPQAEFDTAPVRLFVDQGDKPALIFELIVDNLEAAKEDLIARGCEIVRWEGKGKTCYVRDPFGFMFNVWEESLPDKS from the coding sequence ATGCGTTACAAGTTTAGCAGGTGCTTTGCCATGGAGCACCCCGACCACGAGAATCTGATTACCTTCTACCGTGATGAGATCGGATTGGACCTGGTAGACAAGGGGGCGCCTCAGGCAGAGTTCGACACCGCTCCAGTGAGACTTTTTGTCGATCAAGGGGATAAGCCGGCGCTGATATTTGAGCTGATCGTAGACAATCTCGAAGCAGCCAAAGAAGATTTGATAGCCAGGGGATGCGAAATAGTCCGGTGGGAAGGTAAGGGCAAGACATGCTATGTGCGCGATCCTTTTGGCTTCATGTTTAATGTGTGGGAAGAATCACTGCCCGACAAAAGCTGA